The Granulicella sp. 5B5 nucleotide sequence CACCAACGCAGTGGTGAACACGGCGGCCTTTCAGCACTTTCACGTAACGATGTGCATCACGACGAGTGGTGCCGGGAACTGGTGCGATGCGACAGCAACGTTCCCGGTGGCGGAGCCGGACACCAGCTACGCACTGGTGTGCATGCTCAACTCGTCTACCGGGCCCGCGACCAATGCGCAAGCCAGTTTGAGCTATTATGCCCCGACGACAACGACGGTGAATCTGCGCATGAGCAACGTCGGACCGGCTCCAAACAGCGGTGTCGCGGACTGCACTCTGATCCACGACTAGCTTCAGCGGGAAGGCTGAGGGTGTTGCAGTGCGGCGATAACGGCGTGGGCTCCCCTGATGGTTCAAGGGAGCCCGCAGCGTTTCGGGAAGGGTTGCATGGGGTAGTGAGAGTGGATGACGCATCCGTATTAAAAGAGTTGGGCCAGCTGATGGAGGGTGGTCCTGAAATAAGGATAGCCGTGGCTGCAGAGTTGCTGAGAATACGGCATCGTGCGGGCAGTATCAGGCCCTTGATCGCCAACCCGGCCCAGCGCCGGTTTGAGCGGTGGAGCGGACGGCAGAACATCGTGTTGAAGGCCCGTCAGATGGGCATGACAACGTGGGTGGCCGCGAGGTTCTTTCTGCGGACGATCACGCGGCCTGGCACTGTGACGTTGCAGGTGGCGCATACGCGATCGGCGGCGGAGTCGATCTTTCGGATTGTGCAGCGGATGTGGGAGGAGTTGCCCGCTGATCTGCGCGAGGGCCCACTGCGCAGGAGCCGTGCGAATGTGGGACAGATGCTGTTCCCTCGCATCGATAGCGAGTTCCGGATTGCGAGCGCGAGCGATGAGGGTGTCGGCCGCGGGCTGACGATCCAGAACCTGCACTGCAGCGAGGTGAGCCGCTGGGCCGGAGATGCAGCGGAGACGCTGGCAGGTCTGCGCGCGGCCCTGGCGAAAGATGGCGAGATGGTGATGGAGAGCACGCCGAATGGAGCCTATGGGGCGTTCTACGACGAGTGGCGTACGGCGTCTGAGCCCGGTGGTAAGGGGGATGGCCTGGTGCGACACTTTCTGCCCTGGTGGCTGGAGCCTGCTTATTGTGGAGCTGCAGTCGATGCGTCGTCGTTGACGACCGAAGAGTGCGAGCTGGTTGCGAGGCACAGTTTGACGCTTGGGCAGATAAGTTTTCGCCGAGGCCTCGAGCGCAGTTATGGACAACTGCGCTCGCAGGAGTTTGCCGAGGATGCTGAGACATGCTTCCGGGTAAGCGGATCGTCGTGCTTTGATGTGCAAGCGGTTGAACGAAGGGTGCTGCAAGCCCCGGAACCGCGAGAGAGGCGTTCGAACGGGGCTTTGCAGATCTGGCTGCCGCCTATGCCAGGTAAGGACTACCTGCTGGCTGTCGATTCGTGCGGAGGCGGTGGGGAAGGTGATTATGCCGCGGTGCAGGTGCTCGAGGTGCAGACGGGGCTGCAGTGTGCGGAGCTGCAGCAGAGGCTGCGTCCTGCGGAGCTGGCGAGGGTCGCCGCGGAGGTTGCGCGTGAGTATAACGGTTCCGTGATCGTGGTGGAGAGGAACAACCATGGCGCGGCGGTGATTGCGTATCTGCAGACGAACGAGCGGTATGAGCGGCTGTGGCATGATGGCAGCGAGGCCGGGTGGCTGACGAGCTCGGCGAGCAAGCCGGAGATGATTGCGCGGCTGGGGTCGTTGCTGGAGAGTGCGCCGGAGATGTTCATGAGCCGTCGCCTGCTGGGCGAGTGCAGGACGTTTGTGTCGAATGAACGCGGCGGCAGTGGAGCAGCGAGTGGGGCGCACGACGACCTGGTGATGGCGATGGCCATTGGGCAGGCTGTACGTGCGCGGATGCTGGAGAGCGGCGGGCGCGGCAGGAGCAGGTGAACTGTCGTCCATGCAAGCCGCCGTGAACTGCGGTAAGGTTTGCATGGAGGCAGGTGCACTTGGCAGTCATGGCGGTACAGGCAATTCGACCGATGCGGGGTGGAGCGCAGAGCCAGTTGATGCTCGGCGGCGACGGCAAGCTGTGGGTGGTGAAGTTCAAGAACAACCCACAGCATCTGCGTGTGCTGGCGAATGAGCTGATTGCGACGCGGATCGCGGAGGCGGTTGGGCTGTCGGTGCCGAAGACGGATGTGGTGGAGGTGAGTGAGTGGCTGATCGAGCACTCGCCCGGCATGATGGTGAGTGGAGAGCGCGGCGGCCGCGTGCGCTGCGAGCCGGGGCTGCAGTTCGGCAGCCAGTTTGTGGGCGGGCTGATGCCGGGGCAGGTGGTGGATTATCTGCCGGAGTCGCAGCTGGATGAGGTGCGTAACCTTGCCGAGTTCGCAGGCATGCTGGCCGTGGACAAGTGGACCGGCAACTGCAATGGAAGGCAGGCGGTGTATGAACGCAAGCCGCGTGAGAAGCGCTATCGCGCGGTGTTCGTGGACCAGGGCTACTGCTTCAACGTGGGCGACTGGAGCTTCCCGGACTCGCCGCTGCGTGGGGTGTTTCCGCGCAACCTGGTGTATCGGCAGGTGACGGGATGGAAGAGCTTTGAGCCGTGGCTGGGACGGATCGAGTCGTTCCCGGCGGAGGCGCTGTGGCAGATCGCCGAGGAGGTGCCGCCGGAGTGGTATGGCGGCGACACGCGGGTGATCGAGGGCCTGATGGAGACGCTGCTGAAGCGGCGAGAGCGGGT carries:
- a CDS encoding terminase, whose translation is MIANPAQRRFERWSGRQNIVLKARQMGMTTWVAARFFLRTITRPGTVTLQVAHTRSAAESIFRIVQRMWEELPADLREGPLRRSRANVGQMLFPRIDSEFRIASASDEGVGRGLTIQNLHCSEVSRWAGDAAETLAGLRAALAKDGEMVMESTPNGAYGAFYDEWRTASEPGGKGDGLVRHFLPWWLEPAYCGAAVDASSLTTEECELVARHSLTLGQISFRRGLERSYGQLRSQEFAEDAETCFRVSGSSCFDVQAVERRVLQAPEPRERRSNGALQIWLPPMPGKDYLLAVDSCGGGGEGDYAAVQVLEVQTGLQCAELQQRLRPAELARVAAEVAREYNGSVIVVERNNHGAAVIAYLQTNERYERLWHDGSEAGWLTSSASKPEMIARLGSLLESAPEMFMSRRLLGECRTFVSNERGGSGAASGAHDDLVMAMAIGQAVRARMLESGGRGRSR
- a CDS encoding HipA family kinase; translated protein: MAVQAIRPMRGGAQSQLMLGGDGKLWVVKFKNNPQHLRVLANELIATRIAEAVGLSVPKTDVVEVSEWLIEHSPGMMVSGERGGRVRCEPGLQFGSQFVGGLMPGQVVDYLPESQLDEVRNLAEFAGMLAVDKWTGNCNGRQAVYERKPREKRYRAVFVDQGYCFNVGDWSFPDSPLRGVFPRNLVYRQVTGWKSFEPWLGRIESFPAEALWQIAEEVPPEWYGGDTRVIEGLMETLLKRRERVRDLITQFRRSDREPFPKWGAVEGVYETTGQQQPQVGGFIM